Genomic segment of Panicum virgatum strain AP13 chromosome 9N, P.virgatum_v5, whole genome shotgun sequence:
TGCTCCCTCGGACAAACAGAGAATCCAGTTCTGTGGCATCTACATTGCTAAAAACAAGCGTCTGAATGTTACCACTGGGCTCTTTCTGGCATATATCTGTTGAGTAGATTGCAGAGTCGCCACTGACAATAGTAGGGATGCTGCAGGGTAAGGGCACTGTTAGAACTCTGAAAATCATAAAGCGCTTCCAGAATACAAAATGAAAGGGGGAACAAAACTCACTTTAGGCGGACAGTTGGACGATTGACATATCCATACTTCTTAACCAGGGGTCTCCATTCAGAGGTGCTGCCGGATTTCTGAGATGACTTCCGAGCAAGATCATCACAAAACTCAAGAACCTTACTGAGATTCTCAGGGATGTCTACAACTATGTTTAACTTCGGTTGGCCTGCATTGTCTAGAAACTTTGTACTAACCCCAAACTGGACTTTCAAGCCTGCAGAACACAGCAGTAGTGGGCTGTCTTTGTGCTGGATAGATGACCTCTGACCAAATTGGTGCAATGGAGCAACTGAGATTTTAATATACTCAGTTGAAATATCATCTGGCTCAAGAAACCCGGAATAGCCACTGGAACTTGCATCCATCTGTGTGGTGGTATCTACCTTCATTTCCTCAATGTGGGATACCAACTCAACAGATTGCCTGCTTGTTGAAGGATCACCTGTTCCTTCATTACCTCCCTCAGGTAACACACCGTTAGCTGGACAAACTGTGCGCTGCCGTTTTGAAGAATTAGGTGAAGAGTTCGCTTCAGGTTTTGGTGCCTCGGGAGAAGCAGCCCCATTAGCTCGGCTCCTTGTTATTGCATGCTCAACAAGGTTCTCAACAGTAAGCACCTCTGGAAGACTTGCCTCCTGTCAGAATAACTTTGGAATTTAGCCAACAGATTATCTCCAATAGTGATTAAAACAATTAGCTATAAATATCCCACAACATGATGATTCGCTTTCTTTTCACAGAGTAATTTCTACAGTAACTGAAGTAGTTAAAAAGAATGAGAGTCGTAGCATCAATTACATAGAACTAGTTCGATTGTAAATTATTGGCAAAAAACGGCGGCAACTGCAATAAATTGAACAGAGTGCATATATAAcaaaaaaatgagaaaagaaCGACAAATTTCCGTATGAAATTATTGACACATAGGGCCTATTTCCCAATAGCAAAACTTGACTTGCCCATTGAGCCATTGAGGTACTGAGCTATTCCGGATGGCTACATGGGAAACCagtg
This window contains:
- the LOC120691491 gene encoding protein NEN1-like; this translates as MTTASDSPASGSPAPAAPEGAAPPGAGGPEIAFFDVETSVPQRAGQGYALLEFGAILVCPRRLVEVASYATLVRPADPASAVSAASVRCNGITRDAVSGAPPFRDVADAVYDLLNGRVWAGHNIVRFDSARIREVFAEIGRPPPEPKGLIDTLPLLTQRFGRRAGDMKMASLANYFGLGKQRHRSLDDVRMNLEVLKYCATVLFLEASLPEVLTVENLVEHAITRSRANGAASPEAPKPEANSSPNSSKRQRTVCPANGVLPEGGNEGTGDPSTSRQSVELVSHIEEMKVDTTTQMDASSSGYSGFLEPDDISTEYIKISVAPLHQFGQRSSIQHKDSPLLLCSAGLKVQFGVSTKFLDNAGQPKLNIVVDIPENLSKVLEFCDDLARKSSQKSGSTSEWRPLVKKYGYVNRPTVRLNIPTIVSGDSAIYSTDICQKEPSGNIQTLVFSNVDATELDSLFVRGSKVDAFFSLEVYDYQQNAGIRLVAKRLVVHSN